The Desulfobacterales bacterium genome has a segment encoding these proteins:
- a CDS encoding proline dehydrogenase family protein, whose amino-acid sequence MGLPVKSIIKSTVFKQFCGGENESEYTTVVRKLGQSGIGTILDYSVEGTEDETGFEATKKELLKIIEKSKTNPDIPCTCMKMSAIGPFELYQKVSANEALTMEDQSEWDKVRNRFETICEASFNADKPIYIDAEESWIQQAVDDLTEEMMSRYNKNKAIVFTTLQLYRWDRNDYFLELIRRARTGGYKLGIKIVRGAYIEKERERAKRYGYRSPINATKKDTDREYDKAVEIFIDNIDEVEICVGTHNEASCRLLLKLMAEKQLPNNHPHIYFSQLYGMSDNISFNLANAGYNVSKYLPYGPVESTLPYLARRAEENTAIAGQMSKELEIIIKERNRRKAAK is encoded by the coding sequence ATGGGGTTGCCTGTCAAATCCATTATCAAATCTACCGTATTTAAACAGTTTTGTGGCGGTGAGAACGAAAGTGAATACACGACCGTGGTTAGAAAATTGGGCCAGTCGGGAATTGGTACTATCCTAGATTATTCTGTTGAAGGGACCGAAGACGAGACCGGTTTTGAAGCCACTAAAAAAGAGCTGTTAAAAATTATAGAAAAATCTAAAACGAACCCTGACATTCCCTGCACATGCATGAAAATGTCGGCCATTGGTCCTTTCGAATTATATCAAAAAGTTTCTGCTAACGAGGCGCTGACGATGGAAGACCAAAGCGAGTGGGACAAGGTTAGAAATAGGTTTGAGACTATTTGTGAAGCGTCTTTTAACGCGGACAAACCGATTTATATCGATGCAGAGGAGAGCTGGATACAGCAAGCCGTAGACGACCTCACCGAGGAGATGATGTCCAGGTACAACAAGAACAAAGCAATCGTCTTTACCACCCTTCAGCTGTATCGATGGGACCGCAATGACTATTTCCTCGAGTTAATCAGACGGGCCCGGACCGGAGGCTATAAGCTCGGCATAAAAATTGTTCGCGGTGCCTACATTGAAAAAGAGCGAGAACGCGCCAAGCGTTATGGATATAGATCCCCCATCAACGCTACCAAGAAGGATACAGACAGAGAATACGATAAAGCCGTGGAAATCTTTATTGATAATATTGACGAGGTAGAAATTTGTGTGGGCACCCACAATGAAGCCAGCTGCAGATTGCTGCTAAAGCTCATGGCAGAAAAGCAACTGCCAAACAACCACCCTCACATTTATTTTTCGCAGCTGTATGGTATGAGCGATAATATTAGCTTCAACCTTGCAAATGCCGGATATAATGTCAGTAAGTACCTTCCTTACGGTCCGGTTGAATCAACATTACCCTATTTGGCCAGACGGGCAGAAGAAAATACAGCAATTGCAGGTCAAATGAGTAAAGAGCTAGAAATTATCATTAAAGAACGAAATCGGAGAAAAGCCGCAAAATAG